From Leopardus geoffroyi isolate Oge1 chromosome B4, O.geoffroyi_Oge1_pat1.0, whole genome shotgun sequence, a single genomic window includes:
- the INTS13 gene encoding integrator complex subunit 13 isoform X1, which translates to MKIFSESHKTVFVVDHCPYMAESCRQHVEFDMLVKNRTQGIIPLAPISKSLWTCSVESSMEYCRIMYDIFPFKKLVNFIVSDSGAHVLNSWTQEDQNLQELMAALAAVGPPNPRADPECCSILHGLVAAVETLCKITEYQHEARTLLMENAERVGNRGRIICITNAKSDSHVRMLEDCVQETIHEHNKLAANSDHLMQIQKCELVLIHTYAVGEDSLVSDRPKKELSPVLTSEVHSVRAGRHLATKLNILVQQHFDLASTTITNIPMKEEQHANTSANYDVELLHHKDAHVDFLKSGDTHIGGSSREGSFKETITLKWCTPRTNNIVFSPISELHYCTGAYRISPVDVNSRPSSCLTNFLLNGRSVLLEQPRKSGSKVISHMLSSHGGEIFLHVLSSSRSILEDPPSISEGCGGRVTDYRITDFGEFMRENRLTPFLDPRYKIDGSLEIPLERAKDQLEKHTRYWPMIISQTTIFNMQAVVPLASVIVKESLTEEDVLNCQKTIYNLVDMERKNDPLPISTVGTRGKGPKRDEQYRIMWNELETLVRAHINNSEKHQRVLECLMACRSKPPEEEERKKRGRKREDKEDKSEKAVKDYEQEKSWQDSERLKGILERGKEELAEAEIIKDSPDSPEPPNKKPLVEMDEAPPVEKSKGPVSLLSLWSNRINTANSRKHQEFAGRLNSVNNRAELYQHLKEENGMETTENGKASRQ; encoded by the exons atgaagattttttctGAATCTCATAAAACAGTATTTGTTGTAGATCACTGCCCTTACATGGCAGAATCATGCAGACAGCATGTCGAGTTTGATATGCTGGTGAAGAATAGGACCCAAGGAATCATCCCTTTGGCCCCCATATCTAAATCCTTGTGGACTTGCTCAGTAGAATCTTCCATGGAATATTGTAGAATAATGTATGatatatttcctttcaaaaagCTG GTGAATTTCATTGTGAGTGACTCTGGAGCACATGTTTTAAATTCTTGGACTCAAGAAGACCAAAATTTGCAGGAG CTAATGGCAGCATTAGCTGCTGTTGGGCCTCCTAATCCACGAGCAGATCCAGAATGCTGCAGCATTCTGCATGGTCTCGTTGCAGCAGTGGAAACCCTGTGTAAAATTACAGAATACCAACATGAGGCTCGTACTCTACTAATGGAAAATGCAGAACGTGTTGGAAATAGAGGACGAATAATTTGCATTACTAATGCAAAAAG TGATAGTCATGTGCGAATGCTTGAGGACTGTGTCCAGGAAACAATTCACGAGCATAACAAGCTTGCTGCAAATTCAGATCA TCTCATGCAGATTCAGAAGTGTGAACTGGTCTTGATCCATACTTACGCAGTTGGTGAAGACAGCCTTGTGTCTGATCGTCCTAAAAAGGAG ttatCCCCTGTTTTAACCAGTGAAGTTCATAGTGTTCGTGCAGGACGGCATCTTGCTACCAAGTTAAATATTTTGGTACAGCAACATTTTGACTTGGCTTCAACTACTATTACAAATATTCCAATGAAG gaaGAACAACACGCGAATACATCTGCCAATTATGATGTGGAACTACTTCATCACAAAGATGCACATGTGGATTTCCTGAAAAGTG GTGATACTCACATAGGTGGCAGCAGTAGAGAAGGCTCGTTTAAAGAAACGATAACATTAAAGTGGTGCACACCCAGGACAAATAACATTG tgttttctcccatttcagAATTACACTATTGCACTGGCGCTTATCGAATTTCACCTGTAGACGTAAATAGCAGACCTTCCTCCTGCCTTACTAATTTTCTTCTAAATG GTCGTTCTGTTTTATTGGAGCAACCACGAAAGTCAGGTTCCAAAGTCATTAGTCATATGCTTAGTAGCCATGGAGGAGAGATTTTTTTGCATGTCCTTAGCAGTTCTCGATCCATTCTAGAAGATCCACCTTCAATTAGTGAGGGATGTGGAGGCAGAGTTACAGACTACCGGATCACA GATTTTGGTGAATTTATGAGGGAAAACAGATTAACTCCTTTTCTAGACCCCAGATATAAAATCGATGGAAGTCTTGAGATCCCTTTGGAACGAGCAAAAGATCAGTTAGAAAAACACACCCGTTACTGGCCTATGATTATTTCACAAACCACCATTTTTAACATGCAAGCG gTAGTTCCATTAGCCAGTGTTATTGTGAAAGAATCTTTGACAGAAGAAGATGTGTTAAACTGTCAAAAAACAATATACAACTTAGttgatatggaaagaaaaaatgatccTCTACCTATTTCCACAGTTGGTACGAGAGGAAAAGGGCCTAAAAG AGATGAACAGTACCGTATCATGTGGAATGAGTTAGAAACCCTTGTCAGAGCTCATATCAACAACTCAGAGAAACATCAAAGAGTATTGGAATGTCTGATGGCATGTAGAAGCAAACccccagaagaagaagaacgaAAGAAacgaggaagaaagagagaggacaaagaGGACAAATCAGAGAAAGCAGTGAAAGATTATGAACAGGAGAAATCTTGGCAAGATTCGGAGAG ATTAAAAGGAATCTTGGAACGTGGAAAAGAAGAGTTGGCTGAAGCTGAGATCATTAAAGATTCACCCGATTCCCCAGAACCTCCAAACAAAAAGCCCCTTGTGGAGATGGATGAAGCTCCACCAGTAGAAAAATCAAAAG GGCCAGTGTCCTTATTATCCCTGTGGAGTAATAGAATCAATACGGCCAATTCCAGAAAACATCAGGAGTTTGCTGGACGTTTGAACTCTGTTAATAACAGAGCTGAATTGTATCAACATCTTAAAGAGGAAAATGG aatggAGACAACAGAAAATGGCAAAGCCAGCCGGCAGTGA
- the INTS13 gene encoding integrator complex subunit 13 isoform X2 encodes MKIFSESHKTVFVVDHCPYMAESCRQHVEFDMLVKNRTQGIIPLAPISKSLWTCSVESSMEYCRIMYDIFPFKKLVNFIVSDSGAHVLNSWTQEDQNLQELMAALAAVGPPNPRADPECCSILHGLVAAVETLCKITEYQHEARTLLMENAERVGNRGRIICITNAKSDSHVRMLEDCVQETIHEHNKLAANSDHLMQIQKCELVLIHTYAVGEDSLVSDRPKKELSPVLTSEVHSVRAGRHLATKLNILVQQHFDLASTTITNIPMKEEQHANTSANYDVELLHHKDAHVDFLKSGDTHIGGSSREGSFKETITLKWCTPRTNNIELHYCTGAYRISPVDVNSRPSSCLTNFLLNGRSVLLEQPRKSGSKVISHMLSSHGGEIFLHVLSSSRSILEDPPSISEGCGGRVTDYRITDFGEFMRENRLTPFLDPRYKIDGSLEIPLERAKDQLEKHTRYWPMIISQTTIFNMQAVVPLASVIVKESLTEEDVLNCQKTIYNLVDMERKNDPLPISTVGTRGKGPKRDEQYRIMWNELETLVRAHINNSEKHQRVLECLMACRSKPPEEEERKKRGRKREDKEDKSEKAVKDYEQEKSWQDSERLKGILERGKEELAEAEIIKDSPDSPEPPNKKPLVEMDEAPPVEKSKGPVSLLSLWSNRINTANSRKHQEFAGRLNSVNNRAELYQHLKEENGMETTENGKASRQ; translated from the exons atgaagattttttctGAATCTCATAAAACAGTATTTGTTGTAGATCACTGCCCTTACATGGCAGAATCATGCAGACAGCATGTCGAGTTTGATATGCTGGTGAAGAATAGGACCCAAGGAATCATCCCTTTGGCCCCCATATCTAAATCCTTGTGGACTTGCTCAGTAGAATCTTCCATGGAATATTGTAGAATAATGTATGatatatttcctttcaaaaagCTG GTGAATTTCATTGTGAGTGACTCTGGAGCACATGTTTTAAATTCTTGGACTCAAGAAGACCAAAATTTGCAGGAG CTAATGGCAGCATTAGCTGCTGTTGGGCCTCCTAATCCACGAGCAGATCCAGAATGCTGCAGCATTCTGCATGGTCTCGTTGCAGCAGTGGAAACCCTGTGTAAAATTACAGAATACCAACATGAGGCTCGTACTCTACTAATGGAAAATGCAGAACGTGTTGGAAATAGAGGACGAATAATTTGCATTACTAATGCAAAAAG TGATAGTCATGTGCGAATGCTTGAGGACTGTGTCCAGGAAACAATTCACGAGCATAACAAGCTTGCTGCAAATTCAGATCA TCTCATGCAGATTCAGAAGTGTGAACTGGTCTTGATCCATACTTACGCAGTTGGTGAAGACAGCCTTGTGTCTGATCGTCCTAAAAAGGAG ttatCCCCTGTTTTAACCAGTGAAGTTCATAGTGTTCGTGCAGGACGGCATCTTGCTACCAAGTTAAATATTTTGGTACAGCAACATTTTGACTTGGCTTCAACTACTATTACAAATATTCCAATGAAG gaaGAACAACACGCGAATACATCTGCCAATTATGATGTGGAACTACTTCATCACAAAGATGCACATGTGGATTTCCTGAAAAGTG GTGATACTCACATAGGTGGCAGCAGTAGAGAAGGCTCGTTTAAAGAAACGATAACATTAAAGTGGTGCACACCCAGGACAAATAACATTG AATTACACTATTGCACTGGCGCTTATCGAATTTCACCTGTAGACGTAAATAGCAGACCTTCCTCCTGCCTTACTAATTTTCTTCTAAATG GTCGTTCTGTTTTATTGGAGCAACCACGAAAGTCAGGTTCCAAAGTCATTAGTCATATGCTTAGTAGCCATGGAGGAGAGATTTTTTTGCATGTCCTTAGCAGTTCTCGATCCATTCTAGAAGATCCACCTTCAATTAGTGAGGGATGTGGAGGCAGAGTTACAGACTACCGGATCACA GATTTTGGTGAATTTATGAGGGAAAACAGATTAACTCCTTTTCTAGACCCCAGATATAAAATCGATGGAAGTCTTGAGATCCCTTTGGAACGAGCAAAAGATCAGTTAGAAAAACACACCCGTTACTGGCCTATGATTATTTCACAAACCACCATTTTTAACATGCAAGCG gTAGTTCCATTAGCCAGTGTTATTGTGAAAGAATCTTTGACAGAAGAAGATGTGTTAAACTGTCAAAAAACAATATACAACTTAGttgatatggaaagaaaaaatgatccTCTACCTATTTCCACAGTTGGTACGAGAGGAAAAGGGCCTAAAAG AGATGAACAGTACCGTATCATGTGGAATGAGTTAGAAACCCTTGTCAGAGCTCATATCAACAACTCAGAGAAACATCAAAGAGTATTGGAATGTCTGATGGCATGTAGAAGCAAACccccagaagaagaagaacgaAAGAAacgaggaagaaagagagaggacaaagaGGACAAATCAGAGAAAGCAGTGAAAGATTATGAACAGGAGAAATCTTGGCAAGATTCGGAGAG ATTAAAAGGAATCTTGGAACGTGGAAAAGAAGAGTTGGCTGAAGCTGAGATCATTAAAGATTCACCCGATTCCCCAGAACCTCCAAACAAAAAGCCCCTTGTGGAGATGGATGAAGCTCCACCAGTAGAAAAATCAAAAG GGCCAGTGTCCTTATTATCCCTGTGGAGTAATAGAATCAATACGGCCAATTCCAGAAAACATCAGGAGTTTGCTGGACGTTTGAACTCTGTTAATAACAGAGCTGAATTGTATCAACATCTTAAAGAGGAAAATGG aatggAGACAACAGAAAATGGCAAAGCCAGCCGGCAGTGA
- the INTS13 gene encoding integrator complex subunit 13 isoform X3, giving the protein MKIFSESHKTVFVVDHCPYMAESCRQHVEFDMLVKNRTQGIIPLAPISKSLWTCSVESSMEYCRIMYDIFPFKKLVNFIVSDSGAHVLNSWTQEDQNLQELMAALAAVGPPNPRADPECCSILHGLVAAVETLCKITEYQHEARTLLMENAERVGNRGRIICITNAKSDSHVRMLEDCVQETIHEHNKLAANSDHLMQIQKCELVLIHTYAVGEDSLVSDRPKKELSPVLTSEVHSVRAGRHLATKLNILVQQHFDLASTTITNIPMKEEQHANTSANYDVELLHHKDAHVDFLKSGDTHIGGSSREGSFKETITLKWCTPRTNNIGRSVLLEQPRKSGSKVISHMLSSHGGEIFLHVLSSSRSILEDPPSISEGCGGRVTDYRITDFGEFMRENRLTPFLDPRYKIDGSLEIPLERAKDQLEKHTRYWPMIISQTTIFNMQAVVPLASVIVKESLTEEDVLNCQKTIYNLVDMERKNDPLPISTVGTRGKGPKRDEQYRIMWNELETLVRAHINNSEKHQRVLECLMACRSKPPEEEERKKRGRKREDKEDKSEKAVKDYEQEKSWQDSERLKGILERGKEELAEAEIIKDSPDSPEPPNKKPLVEMDEAPPVEKSKGPVSLLSLWSNRINTANSRKHQEFAGRLNSVNNRAELYQHLKEENGMETTENGKASRQ; this is encoded by the exons atgaagattttttctGAATCTCATAAAACAGTATTTGTTGTAGATCACTGCCCTTACATGGCAGAATCATGCAGACAGCATGTCGAGTTTGATATGCTGGTGAAGAATAGGACCCAAGGAATCATCCCTTTGGCCCCCATATCTAAATCCTTGTGGACTTGCTCAGTAGAATCTTCCATGGAATATTGTAGAATAATGTATGatatatttcctttcaaaaagCTG GTGAATTTCATTGTGAGTGACTCTGGAGCACATGTTTTAAATTCTTGGACTCAAGAAGACCAAAATTTGCAGGAG CTAATGGCAGCATTAGCTGCTGTTGGGCCTCCTAATCCACGAGCAGATCCAGAATGCTGCAGCATTCTGCATGGTCTCGTTGCAGCAGTGGAAACCCTGTGTAAAATTACAGAATACCAACATGAGGCTCGTACTCTACTAATGGAAAATGCAGAACGTGTTGGAAATAGAGGACGAATAATTTGCATTACTAATGCAAAAAG TGATAGTCATGTGCGAATGCTTGAGGACTGTGTCCAGGAAACAATTCACGAGCATAACAAGCTTGCTGCAAATTCAGATCA TCTCATGCAGATTCAGAAGTGTGAACTGGTCTTGATCCATACTTACGCAGTTGGTGAAGACAGCCTTGTGTCTGATCGTCCTAAAAAGGAG ttatCCCCTGTTTTAACCAGTGAAGTTCATAGTGTTCGTGCAGGACGGCATCTTGCTACCAAGTTAAATATTTTGGTACAGCAACATTTTGACTTGGCTTCAACTACTATTACAAATATTCCAATGAAG gaaGAACAACACGCGAATACATCTGCCAATTATGATGTGGAACTACTTCATCACAAAGATGCACATGTGGATTTCCTGAAAAGTG GTGATACTCACATAGGTGGCAGCAGTAGAGAAGGCTCGTTTAAAGAAACGATAACATTAAAGTGGTGCACACCCAGGACAAATAACATTG GTCGTTCTGTTTTATTGGAGCAACCACGAAAGTCAGGTTCCAAAGTCATTAGTCATATGCTTAGTAGCCATGGAGGAGAGATTTTTTTGCATGTCCTTAGCAGTTCTCGATCCATTCTAGAAGATCCACCTTCAATTAGTGAGGGATGTGGAGGCAGAGTTACAGACTACCGGATCACA GATTTTGGTGAATTTATGAGGGAAAACAGATTAACTCCTTTTCTAGACCCCAGATATAAAATCGATGGAAGTCTTGAGATCCCTTTGGAACGAGCAAAAGATCAGTTAGAAAAACACACCCGTTACTGGCCTATGATTATTTCACAAACCACCATTTTTAACATGCAAGCG gTAGTTCCATTAGCCAGTGTTATTGTGAAAGAATCTTTGACAGAAGAAGATGTGTTAAACTGTCAAAAAACAATATACAACTTAGttgatatggaaagaaaaaatgatccTCTACCTATTTCCACAGTTGGTACGAGAGGAAAAGGGCCTAAAAG AGATGAACAGTACCGTATCATGTGGAATGAGTTAGAAACCCTTGTCAGAGCTCATATCAACAACTCAGAGAAACATCAAAGAGTATTGGAATGTCTGATGGCATGTAGAAGCAAACccccagaagaagaagaacgaAAGAAacgaggaagaaagagagaggacaaagaGGACAAATCAGAGAAAGCAGTGAAAGATTATGAACAGGAGAAATCTTGGCAAGATTCGGAGAG ATTAAAAGGAATCTTGGAACGTGGAAAAGAAGAGTTGGCTGAAGCTGAGATCATTAAAGATTCACCCGATTCCCCAGAACCTCCAAACAAAAAGCCCCTTGTGGAGATGGATGAAGCTCCACCAGTAGAAAAATCAAAAG GGCCAGTGTCCTTATTATCCCTGTGGAGTAATAGAATCAATACGGCCAATTCCAGAAAACATCAGGAGTTTGCTGGACGTTTGAACTCTGTTAATAACAGAGCTGAATTGTATCAACATCTTAAAGAGGAAAATGG aatggAGACAACAGAAAATGGCAAAGCCAGCCGGCAGTGA